TATCCTTCCTCCAGTGCTAGCATGTTTCGGTGACCAGAACGACCAAGTAAGGTTTTATGCATGCGAGAGTTTATATAACATTGCGAAGATCGCCAAGGGTGAAATTTTGGTctatttcaatgaaatattCGATGTGCTTTGTAAAATTAGTGCTGATACAGAAAACTCGGTCCGAGGCGCAGCTGAACTATTAGATCGTTTGATCAAAGATATTGTTGCAGAAAGGGCCTCGAATTATGTAAGTATTGTGAATAATGGTTCTTATGGTTCGCTTCCAGCCATTAAAACGGACCCAATTAGCGGCAACGTCTaccaagaagaatatgagCAAGATAATCAACTGGCCTTCTCCTTACCAAAATTCGTTCCCCTATTAACTGAAAGAATATACGCTATTAACCCTGATACCCGTGTTTTTTTAGTTGACTGGCTGAAAGTCCTGCTCAATACCCCTGGATTAGAGCTTATATCGTATCTGCCATCCTTTCTTGGGGGCTTGTTCACTTTCCTGGGCGATTCTCATAAAGATGTAAGAACAGTCACGCACACTCTCATGGATTCATTGCTCCACGAAGTTGACCGCATTTCGAAATTACAAACCGAAATTAAACTGAAGAGGTTGGAAAGACTAAAAATTTTAGAAGACAAATATAATAACAGTTCTACTCCAACTAAAAAAGCCGATGGTGCACTTattgctgaaaaaaagaaaacattaaTGACTGCGTTGGGCGGACTCTCTAAACCTGTAAGTATGGAAACCAATGATACAAACGTATCAAGTGCCAATGAGATGAATGATGAGACACATCAGAGTAACCAAGAACAGTTGTTAGATAGCGAGGTAACTAGTCAAGAACCACTTCGCGATGGTGAAGAATATATACCTGGTCAAGATATCAATCTGAATTTCCCAGAGGTCATTACCGTTTTGGTGAACAATCTAGCATCATCGGAGGCAGAAATTCAATTGATTGCGTTACACTGGATACAGATTATTCTATCCATCTCTCCAAACGTGTTTATCccatttctttcaaagattctcTCTGTTCTTCTGAAGTTATTGAGCGACTCAGATCCACACATCACTGACATTGCCCAACTTGTCAACAGTCAATTGCTGTCATTATGTAGCTCATATGAAAACAAGGAAATTGATGGTAAAATTGCATATGGCCCGATTGTTAATAGTTTGACGCTACAATTCTTCGACAGCAGGATTGATGCCAAGATCGCGTGCTTGGACTGGCTCATCTTAATCTATCACAAGGCTCCAAATCAAATATTGAAACATAACGACAGCATGTTCCTAACTCTATTGAAATCTTTATCCAATAGAGACTCGGTTTTAATTGAGAAAGCTTTGAGCCTTTTGCAGAGTTTATGTTCGGATTCAAATGATAATTATTTACGCCAGTTTTTGCAAGATTTACTAACGTTATTCAAGAGAGATACAAAGTTGGTGAAAACTAGGGCAAATTTCATCATGAGACAAATATCTTCCCGTTTATCACCAGAACGTGTTTATAAAGTAATATCTTCGATATTGGACAATTATAGTGATTCAACTTTtgtgaagatgatgattcAAATTTTAAGTACAAACCTAATAACTTCACCTGAAATGTCCTCTTTGAGGAATAAACTTAGAACATGTGAAGATGGTATGTTTTTCAATAGCTTATTCAAATCTTGGTGTCCCAACCCCGTGTCAGTGATATCTCTATGCTTTGTTGCGGAAAGTTATGAGCTAGCTTACTCTGTACTACAAACATACGCAAATTACGAATTAAAGCTAAATGATTTGGTGCAATTAGATATCCTGATACAATTATTTGAATCTCCTGTCTTCACAAGAATGCGCTTACAACTTTTAGAACAACAAAAGTACCCATATTTGCATAAATGCCTATTTGGTATCCTAATGATCATACCACAATCGAAGGCTTTTGAGACGTTGAATCGAAGATTGAATAGTTTGAACATATGGACATCTCAATCTTATGTGATGAACAACTACACAAGACAAGGAGAAAATGGTAATTTCTGTGATACTAATTCCGACATCTCGCAAAGATCCGTAAGCCAAAGTAGGCTACATTTTCAGGAATTGATAAACCATTTCAAGACCatttctgaagaaaatgaatacCCTTCAGATATGCTAAGACTTGATCGTGGCGCTAATAATAAATCGCTTTTACTAGGAAGTTTTCTTGACGGtactgatgaagataaacaagaaattgttACTCCAATGTCTCCAATGAATGAAGCTATTAACGAACAAATGGAATCTCCCAATGACAGTAGTTCAGTTATACTAAAGGATTCTGGTATTTTGCCATTCAATCCGAATATGCCTgataaattaaaaaaataaattgtCATTACGCGATTAAAAGGATTGTTGCTCAAAATTGAGATGGTATAGTACATAAATAAGTAAATAAACATACATTCAACTGAGCTGGATAAGTGGCCTATTGTAACAACTCATCCCTGTAGTGAGTTTGAAAGTTGACCCTTTTAATATCACGACGGATCTGCGTATTAATGGCATTTTTCTCCAATTGgtgcattttcttcatacCCTTCTTGTATTGTTTTTCCGTTACTCCGCTAACCATTCTTCTATCAGCTGCACTGACAGTTCTTCTGCTTTCATTGGGATTTGGCTGAGAAGGCAAGTTCTGCCTGTAATATCTCTGCCCCACACGATGGCCTAGTCTTGCACCTGTTGGCAAAGTGAGTTCTAGGCCTGACTCGTCAATGGAAACGGTAGTATAGTTTGCATTAATATCATTCTCAGTTGGGATCAACGCGGTATCTACTCCAGGATAGTCCTCATTTTTAACCTTGCTAATAGAAGAAGCTCTGGGAGTACCAGCTGTGCCACACCCGGTTTTTCCCCTACTAGGATGATCATTGTAAGTGAAATCGTAAAAGGAAGCGAACAACTGGCGCTCCTCTTTGGTTTCATATGGTAGCCTGCAATGGCGTTTAGAATTCATGTGTGCCCTTATACTTTCTAAACCAGAGCCGTGAAAGTTGCAGCACAGACAATCATGATCGATGACAATcacttttatcaaaaactCTAATAAACCATCTAGATCGATCAAATAGGATCTTTCAGGTATGAAAAGACCATGCTCGTTGAACATATGCTTAACATTTCTTTCCACCTCTTTGCTGTTTTTTCCACAATATATGCATTCAGTAATGGatatcttttcatttttttcgtcatcGATGGGTCTATCCGCCGGTTCTAATTCCTCATCACTAGTACCATTCTCATAATTGGAATCACTAGTAAAACCGTATTCAGAGACTGTATCTTCACCGTAATCTGTATTTGTATTTTCTGTCCCCACAGTCAAGTTAGATAGTTGCGAAGATATCGATCCAGAGGGGGAAACGGACCTATTCTCGTTCTCTCCGGCAACGGTATCCCTATCATTTCTCTTCAATAAGCTTGCGCCAAgctttcttcctcttttcgCCTTGATTGGCTTCTTCTGTTTCGCAGTTAATGCATTATGCTGGTTGCTTTGGTTCATGATAGGTTTCAGAACGGGGAAACCAAATTCATCAACTTGGTTTTCTGCCTGTTCCTTTTCAGAAATTTGTAATTTCTCAGCAAATTGTTCTGCACCAATCGGCGGCAGGCTGGcaattcttctcttcaaGTTGTATCTGTGCCATTCAGTCTTCATGTGATATCTTTGCAAATCACTCGTCTTGAACTGAATAACACAACAATTACACGTAAAAGAAGCAGAActcatctttcaaaaatggacaAATAAATTCCGTCTTGATGTTTCTAAAGCAGCTATAGTTTAACGATAATGGTATGTCGTACAATAGTAACGATGAAACCTACAATTGTATTGTCACTGCCCTTGGAGTGTCTAAGAATATCTGAGCTGTTTTATTCTCCTTCGTAAGTGGCAATTTTGTAAATGCCCTGTAAGAAAAAAGACTGCCACTTCGGTACATCTGTACCTCTTCAAACCCATACATgttcatttcaaaatgaatcaACAATTTCATGTTTTTCTCGCGAGGGTCGTCCTAGAAAATTTCACGCAGGTGAGGTATGACGGGCCACTACATAGCATGAGAGCATAGTATCAGCAGGACACCCTATGGGACACCGTGAAACAGGTACGGGAAGGTGTTTGACGAGATACATATAACTGATGATTATTTGAAGCGCAAGCTCAGACTTTTCtcaataaataaagaagctgaaaaaCTACGAACAAAAGTGTAAATTAGGGTATGTACTAATACTATTTGAAGCAGAAAGCCACGAGGTCTATCAAAACGCCAAGAGCAAAGATTACAGGATGAAATGATCAAGTCCGACAAAAATAGTGGCAACAAAAAACATACCTAGATTCACGCAAGCTGTCACTGGAAATTATTTGTCCCTAATTTTCGAATCctattcaataaaaaggGCATCGAAGAATTCTAAACCCAACAACAGGGACGTGAATTTTGCCGAGATACGAGGAAGTAAATTCAATAATTCCGCAAGATAGAATACAGTATAATGTGCGTCAGAATAAGACAGTGCTTGACCACAGACCAGTCCAAACGACATATCCGGAGGATTAAGAGATTTATTGCATGGGTGGAAGAACTGCATGTGCGAACCCAAAAAATCACCAACCTCATGctattttctgaaaatatataccgaccatttttcattaatacTAACAAAACTTTCTATAATCGCAGTTAAAAATGGCTCACGAAAACGTCTGGTTCTCTCACCCAAGAAGATACGGTAAAGG
This genomic window from Saccharomyces kudriavzevii IFO 1802 strain IFO1802 genome assembly, chromosome: 12 contains:
- the VAC14 gene encoding Vac14p (similar to Saccharomyces cerevisiae VAC14 (YLR386W); ancestral locus Anc_4.242), whose protein sequence is MDKSIAKGLSDKLYEKRKAAALELEKLVKQCVLEGDYDRIDKIIDELCRDYAYALHQPMARNAGLMGLAATAIALGINDVGRYLRNILPPVLACFGDQNDQVRFYACESLYNIAKIAKGEILVYFNEIFDVLCKISADTENSVRGAAELLDRLIKDIVAERASNYVSIVNNGSYGSLPAIKTDPISGNVYQEEYEQDNQLAFSLPKFVPLLTERIYAINPDTRVFLVDWLKVLLNTPGLELISYLPSFLGGLFTFLGDSHKDVRTVTHTLMDSLLHEVDRISKLQTEIKLKRLERLKILEDKYNNSSTPTKKADGALIAEKKKTLMTALGGLSKPVSMETNDTNVSSANEMNDETHQSNQEQLLDSEVTSQEPLRDGEEYIPGQDINLNFPEVITVLVNNLASSEAEIQLIALHWIQIILSISPNVFIPFLSKILSVLLKLLSDSDPHITDIAQLVNSQLLSLCSSYENKEIDGKIAYGPIVNSLTLQFFDSRIDAKIACLDWLILIYHKAPNQILKHNDSMFLTLLKSLSNRDSVLIEKALSLLQSLCSDSNDNYLRQFLQDLLTLFKRDTKLVKTRANFIMRQISSRLSPERVYKVISSILDNYSDSTFVKMMIQILSTNLITSPEMSSLRNKLRTCEDGMFFNSLFKSWCPNPVSVISLCFVAESYELAYSVLQTYANYELKLNDLVQLDILIQLFESPVFTRMRLQLLEQQKYPYLHKCLFGILMIIPQSKAFETLNRRLNSLNIWTSQSYVMNNYTRQGENGNFCDTNSDISQRSVSQSRLHFQELINHFKTISEENEYPSDMLRLDRGANNKSLLLGSFLDGTDEDKQEIVTPMSPMNEAINEQMESPNDSSSVILKDSGILPFNPNMPDKLKK
- the REH1 gene encoding Reh1p (similar to Saccharomyces cerevisiae REH1 (YLR387C); ancestral locus Anc_4.243) translates to MSSASFTCNCCVIQFKTSDLQRYHMKTEWHRYNLKRRIASLPPIGAEQFAEKLQISEKEQAENQVDEFGFPVLKPIMNQSNQHNALTAKQKKPIKAKRGRKLGASLLKRNDRDTVAGENENRSVSPSGSISSQLSNLTVGTENTNTDYGEDTVSEYGFTSDSNYENGTSDEELEPADRPIDDEKNEKISITECIYCGKNSKEVERNVKHMFNEHGLFIPERSYLIDLDGLLEFLIKVIVIDHDCLCCNFHGSGLESIRAHMNSKRHCRLPYETKEERQLFASFYDFTYNDHPSRGKTGCGTAGTPRASSISKVKNEDYPGVDTALIPTENDINANYTTVSIDESGLELTLPTGARLGHRVGQRYYRQNLPSQPNPNESRRTVSAADRRMVSGVTEKQYKKGMKKMHQLEKNAINTQIRRDIKRVNFQTHYRDELLQ